One window of SAR324 cluster bacterium genomic DNA carries:
- a CDS encoding flagellin: MTLRVNTNIPAINSHRNLILNNTNQARTMERLSSGLKINRGADGPASLVISERLRAQTAGLEQAIDNSEAGIALVQTAEGALNEMSSILINARQLAVASANEAVNDEFMLRANQQEIDNIIATVNRIAQNTEFGKNKLLDGSKGANGVVSGANLEFVGATRDTKASGPRGYAVHITQVARRTQVTGTLALTNEIIDRGEQITITEGSKTVNFQTIKGETVENNMNALTAAVKEAGLNLDMIRPEEINTDANAPQVISLRHKEFGSEHSFQVSSTTAGLLSSQSDVYDTITNGLDVAGEINGEEASGKGQVLTGNAGNTSTDGLAIRYNGLALPGEFPPADIPAEMTPPDQRSEAQLGNLVPVKAGTVSLSQNALVFQVGANCEQTTSVALRNMRANSLGTGVKNESDFGSLADIDVTDAQKAQDAMCVIDRALEEVSSTRGEIGAFQKNNLESNLNYLRIAHENVMNSESVIRDADMAQEMTNFTRNQIMVDSSTAMLAQANARAQSILRLFN; this comes from the coding sequence ATGACTTTACGAGTAAACACCAATATTCCAGCGATCAACAGTCACCGTAACTTGATTCTGAACAACACGAATCAGGCTCGTACGATGGAGCGATTGTCTTCTGGTCTGAAGATCAACCGAGGAGCTGACGGTCCTGCTTCCTTAGTGATCAGCGAGCGTCTACGGGCTCAGACCGCTGGGTTAGAACAAGCAATTGATAACTCTGAGGCAGGGATAGCACTGGTGCAAACGGCAGAAGGCGCACTCAACGAAATGAGCTCAATATTGATCAACGCTCGACAGCTTGCTGTCGCTTCAGCTAATGAAGCAGTGAATGATGAGTTCATGCTGCGAGCGAATCAGCAAGAGATTGATAACATCATTGCAACAGTCAACCGGATTGCTCAGAACACAGAGTTCGGTAAGAACAAATTGCTCGATGGTAGCAAAGGTGCAAACGGAGTCGTTTCCGGAGCCAATTTGGAATTTGTTGGAGCCACCAGAGACACTAAGGCCTCTGGCCCTAGAGGTTATGCAGTCCACATTACGCAGGTAGCTCGGCGAACTCAAGTGACTGGCACCCTAGCTTTGACCAACGAGATCATTGATCGTGGTGAGCAGATCACCATTACAGAGGGATCCAAGACAGTTAACTTTCAAACGATCAAGGGTGAGACAGTTGAGAATAACATGAACGCCCTGACAGCTGCTGTTAAGGAAGCCGGGCTCAACTTGGACATGATCCGTCCTGAGGAAATCAACACGGATGCTAATGCTCCACAGGTCATCAGTCTGCGCCACAAGGAATTCGGCAGTGAACATAGTTTCCAAGTTTCTAGCACAACAGCAGGATTACTGAGCAGTCAATCTGATGTTTATGACACGATCACAAATGGTTTGGATGTGGCGGGTGAGATCAACGGTGAGGAAGCTTCTGGCAAGGGGCAGGTGCTAACTGGCAATGCCGGCAACACAAGCACAGATGGCTTGGCTATCCGCTACAATGGCTTGGCTCTTCCTGGTGAATTTCCGCCGGCTGATATTCCTGCGGAGATGACGCCGCCAGATCAGAGAAGTGAGGCACAACTCGGTAATCTGGTACCCGTTAAGGCTGGTACAGTTTCCTTGTCTCAGAACGCATTGGTCTTTCAGGTAGGTGCTAACTGTGAGCAGACAACCTCAGTTGCCTTGCGCAATATGCGAGCAAATAGTCTGGGCACAGGTGTAAAGAACGAGAGTGATTTTGGTTCACTTGCAGATATTGATGTGACAGATGCCCAAAAAGCTCAGGACGCAATGTGTGTGATTGATCGAGCCCTGGAAGAGGTTTCTTCAACTCGTGGTGAGATTGGTGCCTTCCAGAAGAACAATCTGGAGAGCAACTTGAACTACTTGCGCATCGCCCATGAGAACGTGATGAATTCAGAGTCAGTGATTCGTGATGCGGATATGGCCCAAGAGATGACCAACTTCACACGTAATCAGATCATGGTTGATTCCTCAACAGCGATGCTGGCACAGGCAAATGCACGAGCACAGTCCATCTTGAGATTGTTCA